From one Eulemur rufifrons isolate Redbay chromosome 23, OSU_ERuf_1, whole genome shotgun sequence genomic stretch:
- the BCO1 gene encoding beta,beta-carotene 15,15'-dioxygenase has product MDLIFGRNKKEQVEPVRAKVTGKIPTWLQGMLLRNGPGMHTVGETRYNHWFDGLALLHSFTIRDGEVYYRSKYLRSDTYSANIEANRIVVSEFGTMAYPDPCKNIFSKAFSYLSHTIPDFTDNCLINIMKCGEDFYATTETNYIRKINPQTLETLEKVDYRKYVAVNLATSHPHYDEAGNVLNMGTSIVDKGKTKYVIFKIPATVPEDKKKGTSPWKHTEVFCSIPSRSLLSPSYYHSFGVTENYVVFLEQPFKLDILKMATAYIRGVSWASCLSFHREDKTYIHIIDQRTRKPVPTKFYTDAMVVFHHVNAYEEDGCILFDVIAYEDNSLYQLFYLANLNQDFEENSRLTSVPTLRRFAVPLHVDENAEVGSNLIQVASTTATAVKDKDDQVYCQPELLYEGLELPRINYAHNGKPYRYIFSAEVQWSPIPTKIIKYDILTKSSLKWGEASCWPAEPLFVPTPGAKDEDDGVILSAIVSTDPQKLPFLLILDAKSFTELARASVAVEMHLDLHGLFVPATDGAVRTQPPAEEQRDRASHAQEAPQT; this is encoded by the exons ATGGATCTAATATTTGGCAGGAATAAGAAAGAACAAGTGGAACCCGTGCGGGCCAAAGTGACAG GCAAGATTCCGACATGGCTGCAGGGAATGCTGCTTCGCAACGGGCCCGGGATGCACACGGTCGGGGAAACCAGGTACAACCACTGGTTCGACGGCCTGGCCCTGCTCCACAGCTTCACCATCAGAGACG GTGAGGTCTATTACAGGAGCAAATACCTGAGAAGCGATACCTACAGCGCCAACATCGAGGCAAACAGGATCGTGGTGTCAGAGTTTGGAACCATGGCCTATCCGGACCCCTGCAAAAACATATTTTCCAA AGCCTTCTCCTACTTGTCCCACACCATCCCCGACTTCACGGACAACTGCCTGATCAACATCATGAAGTGCGGGGAGGACTTCTACGCCACCACAGAGACCAACTACATCAGGAAAATCAACCCGCAGACACTGGAAACCCTGGAGAAG GTGGATTATCGTAAATATGTGGCGGTAAATCTGGCAACGTCACATCCTCATTATGATGAGGCTGGAAATGTTCTCAACATGGGCACATCCATTGTGGACAAGGGGAAGACAAAATATGTGATATTTAAGATCCCTGCCACGGTGCCAG AGGACAAGAAGAAGGGGACGAGCCCTTGGAAGCACACGGAGGTGTTCTGCTCCATCCCCTCCCGCTCCCTCCTCTCCCCGAGCTACTACCACAGCTTTGGGGTCACCGAGAACTACGTCGTTTTTCTCGAGCAGCCCTTCAAGTTGGATATTCTCAAGATGGCGACCGCGTACATCCGGGGAGTGAGCTGGGCCTCCTGCCTGTCTTTCCACAGGGAGGACAAG ACTTACATTCACATCATCGACCAAAGGACCAGAAAGCCTGTGCCGACCAAGTTTTACACAGACGCCATGGTGGTCTTCCATCACGTCAACGCCTACGAAGAGGACGGCTGTATTCTGTTTGACGTCATCGCCTACGAGGACAACAGCCTTTACCAGCTCTTCTACCTGGCCAACCTGAACCAGGACTTCGAGGAGAACTCCAGGCTCACCTCGGTGCCCACGCTCAGGAGGTTCGCCGTACCCCTGCACGTGGACGAG AATGCAGAAGTGGGCTCAAATTTAATCCAAGTGGCATCCACAACAGCAACAGCCGTGAAGGACAAAGACGACCAGGTCTACTGCCAGCCGGAATTGCTTTATGAAG GCTTAGAGCTACCTCGAATCAATTACGCTCACAACGGGAAGCCATACCGGTACATCTTTTCGGCTGAAGTCCAGTGGAGTCCAATCCCAACCAAG ATAATAAAATACGACATCCTTACAAAGTCATCCTTAAAATGGGGAGAGGCGTCCTGCTGGCCGGCAGAACCACTGTTTGTGCCCACGCCGGGTGCCAAGGACGAGGACGATG GAGTCATCTTATCAGCCATTGTCTCTACTGATCCCCAGAAGCTGCCTTTTCTGCTTATTCTGGATGCCAAAAGTTTTACAGAATTGGCTCGTGCCTCGGTGGCTGTAGAGATGCACCTGGACCTCCACGGGCTGTTCGTCCCGGCCACAGATGGAGCCGTGAGGACGCAGCCTCCTGCCGAGGAACAGCGGGACAGGGCTTCGCACGCCCAGGAGGCCCCACAGACCTGA